One genomic segment of candidate division TA06 bacterium includes these proteins:
- a CDS encoding HD domain-containing protein: MERVCIKDIRSDSFIGKEVIDFYALRKIELKTKESDGKAYLNLELGDATGRIDAVLWNEAEKAYKEVVQGDVVQVKGLAGKYKDNPQLRVDNIRRAGAEEYRLEYFMAGSERSRAELESGIRAEMAPVKNPALAKLLKCFFDDPIFLEKFLAAPAAKLWHHTHLGGLAEHTLGVCRLAKAALNNYQLLDADLLLTGCLLHDMGKMREFAVTTYIDYSDEGRLLGHVVLGDQMLMERIPKVKDFPKELEKRLRHMILAHHGEKEKGSPVVPSTLEALVVHHCDYMDSHAAAFTRIIKQEGLQNKRWSDYVNLIDRYIYLARTEAQSGGERESELKLF, translated from the coding sequence ATGGAACGGGTATGCATTAAGGACATCAGGTCCGACAGTTTCATAGGCAAAGAGGTGATAGATTTTTACGCCTTGCGCAAGATAGAGCTGAAGACCAAGGAATCGGACGGCAAGGCTTATCTTAACTTGGAGCTGGGCGACGCCACCGGCCGGATCGACGCCGTACTCTGGAACGAGGCCGAAAAAGCCTATAAGGAAGTGGTCCAGGGCGACGTGGTTCAGGTGAAAGGTCTGGCCGGCAAATACAAGGACAATCCCCAGCTGCGGGTGGACAACATCCGCCGGGCCGGCGCGGAAGAATACCGGCTGGAGTATTTCATGGCCGGGTCAGAAAGATCAAGGGCTGAATTGGAATCCGGGATCAGGGCGGAGATGGCCCCGGTCAAGAACCCGGCACTGGCCAAATTGCTGAAATGCTTTTTTGACGATCCAATCTTTCTGGAAAAATTCCTGGCGGCCCCGGCCGCCAAGCTCTGGCACCACACCCACCTGGGCGGACTGGCCGAACACACTTTGGGGGTTTGCCGGCTGGCCAAGGCCGCGCTGAACAACTATCAATTATTGGACGCCGACCTGCTTCTGACCGGCTGTTTGCTGCACGACATGGGCAAGATGCGGGAGTTCGCCGTCACCACCTACATTGATTATTCCGACGAAGGGCGGCTGCTGGGACACGTGGTGCTGGGCGACCAGATGCTGATGGAGCGGATTCCCAAAGTGAAGGACTTTCCCAAGGAGCTGGAAAAGCGGCTGCGCCATATGATCCTGGCCCATCACGGCGAGAAGGAGAAGGGCAGCCCGGTGGTGCCTTCCACCCTGGAGGCGCTGGTGGTCCACCACTGCGATTACATGGATTCCCACGCCGCGGCCTTTACCCGGATAATCAAGCAGGAAGGTTTGCAGAACAAGCGATGGAGCGATTACGTCAATTTGATAGACCGTTATATTTATTTGGCCAGAACCGAAGCCCAATCGGGCGGGGAGCGGGAGAGCGAACTGAAGCTGTTTTAA
- a CDS encoding DnaJ domain-containing protein — MIKNYYEILGIAEYASQKEIKKAYLQLAQKYHPDKSPFNGNNADTALGKFVAINEAYHVLSDENKRKEYNEKLSAKAGGREHTINVTQAEMLYNYGLQALKAGKNEKAVEYFQTAIKLNPREPKYYTHLALSVIKTGHHFDKAVEACKKAIDLEIYNAEHYVALGLVHKHYQKFVEAEKHFKEALKWDGKCLRAKKELQELKKLVPNGFWGSLFGAK; from the coding sequence ATGATCAAGAATTATTATGAAATCTTAGGCATTGCGGAATATGCCAGCCAAAAAGAAATAAAAAAGGCCTATTTGCAATTGGCCCAAAAATACCATCCCGATAAATCGCCGTTCAACGGAAATAATGCGGATACAGCCCTTGGTAAATTCGTGGCTATCAACGAAGCCTATCATGTCTTGAGCGACGAGAATAAACGGAAGGAATATAATGAAAAACTGTCGGCAAAGGCCGGCGGCAGAGAACATACCATTAATGTGACTCAGGCGGAGATGCTGTACAATTACGGATTGCAGGCTTTAAAGGCCGGCAAAAATGAAAAGGCGGTGGAATATTTTCAAACGGCCATAAAGCTTAATCCCAGGGAGCCCAAATATTACACCCATTTGGCGTTGTCAGTAATTAAGACCGGCCATCATTTTGATAAAGCGGTGGAGGCATGCAAGAAGGCTATTGATTTGGAAATATACAATGCCGAGCATTATGTGGCGCTGGGCCTGGTCCATAAGCATTATCAAAAATTCGTGGAGGCCGAGAAGCATTTTAAAGAAGCCCTGAAATGGGACGGCAAATGCCTGCGGGCCAAAAAGGAATTGCAGGAATTAAAAAAGCTTGTTCCCAATGGATTTTGGGGCAGTTTGTTCGGCGCTAAGTAA
- a CDS encoding transposase yields the protein MPWDTFSLPENTHFVQINTLNVSSAIPWRYCETGANLTSLSFTATGQIPWPKGGNKIGYSGHKHQRGEKELTIVDNMGNIIGPVTVRPVNEHDTTLLPEILKKVVTTSKQLGLDLTDSYLTLDAGFDGQENKDLIRQNFLLPVIRPNIRNNKNPEKIRFLFDEFSSVQHIYRERHRIEHCFAWADTYRKLVIRYEKLHVIHLGFRYLAYSMINLQWFIGKQ from the coding sequence TTGCCTTGGGATACATTTTCTCTACCTGAAAACACTCATTTTGTTCAAATCAACACCCTGAATGTATCTTCCGCCATTCCCTGGCGGTATTGCGAGACGGGAGCAAACTTGACCTCTCTATCCTTCACGGCGACGGGTCAAATACCGTGGCCAAAAGGGGGCAACAAAATCGGCTATTCCGGGCACAAGCACCAGCGGGGCGAAAAAGAGCTAACCATTGTCGACAACATGGGTAACATCATCGGTCCGGTCACTGTCCGCCCAGTCAATGAACATGATACGACGTTGTTACCAGAGATACTGAAGAAGGTAGTTACCACCAGCAAGCAACTCGGTTTGGATTTAACCGATTCCTATCTCACCTTGGATGCCGGCTTTGATGGCCAGGAGAACAAAGACCTCATCCGGCAAAACTTCCTGCTGCCGGTTATCCGGCCCAATATTAGAAACAACAAGAATCCAGAGAAAATCCGGTTCCTATTTGATGAATTCAGTAGTGTTCAACATATTTATCGTGAGCGCCATCGGATAGAACATTGCTTCGCTTGGGCCGATACCTATCGTAAGCTGGTCATTCGATACGAGAAACTTCACGTTATTCACCTGGGCTTTCGATATCTGGCTTACAGTATGATTAACCTTCAATGGTTCATAGGTAAGCAGTGA
- a CDS encoding 4Fe-4S binding protein — MVKPETCTSCGACVDACPVTCIVMA, encoded by the coding sequence TTGGTCAAGCCCGAGACCTGCACCAGCTGCGGAGCTTGCGTGGACGCCTGCCCGGTAACCTGCATCGTCATGGCCTAG
- a CDS encoding GGDEF domain-containing protein, which produces MENKIKSLAARISLLKSKKNLKKEELIDELNRAHSELRKLYKTLAERERQNREDSFTGLYNRRYLDIRLAHEFIRAQRYRRDLTVIMADLDYFKRINDSFSHQAGDQVLKTAARIFRDNCREIDLIARYGGDEFVLALPEMPCDGAIFFCERIRLAVEWYDWDHLMSGLKVTISQGIAAYNDKAESYQAMLRQADAKLYEAKQAGRNTVKY; this is translated from the coding sequence ATGGAAAACAAAATCAAAAGCCTGGCGGCCAGGATCAGCCTGCTTAAAAGCAAGAAAAATTTAAAAAAAGAAGAGCTGATTGACGAACTTAACCGGGCCCACTCCGAACTGCGGAAACTCTACAAAACGCTGGCCGAGCGGGAGCGCCAAAACCGCGAGGACAGCTTTACCGGCCTTTACAACCGGCGTTATTTGGACATTCGTCTGGCTCATGAATTTATCCGGGCGCAACGTTACCGCCGGGACCTGACGGTGATTATGGCCGACCTGGATTATTTTAAGCGCATCAACGACAGCTTCAGCCACCAGGCGGGCGACCAGGTATTAAAGACGGCGGCCCGGATATTCAGGGACAACTGCCGGGAGATCGATTTGATAGCCCGCTACGGAGGCGATGAGTTTGTGCTGGCGCTGCCGGAAATGCCCTGCGACGGGGCCATTTTCTTCTGCGAACGGATCAGATTGGCGGTGGAGTGGTACGACTGGGATCATTTAATGTCCGGTTTGAAAGTGACCATCAGCCAGGGCATAGCAGCTTATAATGACAAGGCGGAAAGTTACCAGGCCATGTTGCGCCAGGCCGATGCCAAGCTTTACGAGGCCAAGCAGGCTGGAAGAAATACGGTAAAATACTAA
- a CDS encoding transposase, giving the protein MPTRITRKEFNRYIKLHLSKGSRGLKPKISYYKIFNYILYMLHTGVQWRQLRTFRNEIHWSNVYRHHNRWSKDKSYQSGC; this is encoded by the coding sequence CTGCCTACACGAATAACCCGGAAAGAGTTCAACCGCTATATTAAGCTCCACCTCTCAAAAGGCAGCCGCGGGCTAAAACCAAAGATATCATACTACAAGATATTCAACTACATTCTCTATATGCTCCATACCGGCGTTCAGTGGCGACAGCTGAGGACTTTTCGCAACGAAATACACTGGTCCAATGTCTACCGCCACCACAACCGGTGGTCGAAAGATAAAAGCTATCAATCAGGGTGTTGA